Proteins encoded within one genomic window of Conchiformibius steedae:
- a CDS encoding PqiC family protein has product MRRFAFTLAAAAALLSACAAAPQTEYYQLPDSAFHAPRQTLTVLNVVLAEPLNSSGLLYQTDPHRVNIAQKNLWAEPLQQALSSALANKLNRMGGAFQPQHLAAGKTATLTVYLDRFQGTFHGHTEISGYAQLSNGSIQSFQVQTPQQGDGYGAMLDSLNQGLDEVARQIAP; this is encoded by the coding sequence ATGCGCCGTTTTGCCTTTACGCTGGCGGCAGCGGCGGCATTATTGAGTGCCTGCGCCGCTGCCCCGCAAACAGAATATTACCAATTGCCCGACAGCGCTTTTCACGCGCCGCGCCAAACGCTTACTGTATTAAATGTGGTGTTGGCAGAACCTTTAAACAGCAGCGGTTTGCTGTATCAGACTGACCCGCACCGCGTCAATATCGCCCAAAAAAACCTGTGGGCAGAACCTTTGCAACAGGCTTTGTCGTCTGCTTTGGCAAACAAACTCAACCGCATGGGTGGTGCGTTTCAGCCGCAGCATTTGGCAGCAGGCAAAACCGCCACGCTGACCGTGTATCTTGACCGCTTTCAAGGCACGTTTCACGGGCATACCGAAATCAGCGGTTACGCACAGCTCAGCAATGGCAGCATTCAGTCTTTTCAGGTGCAAACCCCGCAGCAGGGCGACGGCTATGGCGCGATGTTGGACAGCTTGAATCAGGGCTTGGACGAAGTGGCACGGCAGATTGCGCCTTGA
- a CDS encoding paraquat-inducible protein A: MKLPVRIAKRYAQQKWLQRYLPSATLPAHQVDCPECGLRVSLPKLRQGQQADCPRCGGHLVRVEYNPYLLPLALALAGLIVMALVYSQMFATVRLGSAFAYLTLPQMVASLVGQDDGFLGTVLVVFTFGVPALFLLMCLYVYWSLLSQAPFPYLLYVARALTRLRHWLMADVFFISVLVADIKMSAVAQVKFGAAFWLMPVLALILLRLVQAVPAHWLYFQIRRSENHDLFQTAAHSQTVCCTRCLYFRPQDEAECGVCGSDVFDRRPHSLKLSFYFLLAATILYIPANLLPIMISENPLAKDVSTILGGILYMWGEGDKLIAVIIFSASIAVPSLKIISMALLLYSAKVKPLLSVERLSLQYRLTEAVGRWSMIDIFVIIILMSAFHTPVARVTPGPAAMYFCLVVLLTMWSAYFFDVRLIWDWKTRQHTND; this comes from the coding sequence TTGAAACTGCCCGTCCGTATTGCCAAACGTTACGCCCAGCAAAAATGGCTGCAACGTTACCTGCCTTCGGCAACCCTGCCCGCGCATCAGGTGGATTGTCCCGAATGCGGTTTGCGCGTGTCGCTGCCCAAATTGCGGCAGGGGCAGCAGGCGGATTGTCCGCGTTGCGGCGGACATTTGGTGCGGGTAGAGTACAACCCTTATTTACTGCCATTGGCATTGGCATTGGCGGGATTGATTGTGATGGCGCTGGTGTACAGCCAGATGTTTGCCACCGTGCGTTTGGGCAGTGCGTTTGCCTATTTAACGCTGCCGCAGATGGTGGCATCGCTGGTGGGGCAGGACGACGGCTTTCTCGGTACGGTGTTGGTGGTGTTTACCTTTGGCGTACCCGCCTTGTTTTTGCTGATGTGCCTGTATGTGTATTGGTCACTGTTGAGCCAAGCGCCGTTTCCCTATTTGTTGTATGTGGCGCGTGCGCTGACGCGTTTGCGCCATTGGCTGATGGCAGATGTGTTTTTTATTTCGGTGTTGGTGGCAGACATCAAAATGAGCGCGGTGGCACAGGTAAAATTTGGCGCGGCGTTTTGGCTGATGCCTGTGTTGGCGTTGATTTTATTGAGATTGGTGCAAGCTGTTCCCGCGCATTGGCTGTATTTTCAAATCCGCCGCAGCGAAAACCACGATTTGTTTCAAACGGCTGCACACAGCCAAACGGTGTGTTGTACGCGCTGCCTGTATTTTCGTCCGCAAGACGAAGCGGAATGCGGGGTGTGCGGTTCGGATGTGTTTGACCGCCGTCCACACAGCCTGAAGCTGTCGTTTTATTTTTTGCTGGCGGCAACGATTTTGTATATTCCCGCTAATCTGCTGCCGATTATGATTTCGGAAAACCCGCTTGCCAAAGACGTGAGTACCATTTTGGGCGGCATTCTGTATATGTGGGGCGAGGGCGACAAGCTGATTGCGGTAATTATTTTTAGTGCCAGCATTGCCGTACCCAGCTTAAAAATTATTTCTATGGCACTGCTACTGTACAGCGCGAAAGTGAAGCCGCTGCTGTCGGTGGAACGGCTGTCGCTGCAATACCGTTTAACCGAAGCGGTGGGGCGGTGGTCGATGATTGATATTTTTGTGATTATTATCCTGATGAGTGCGTTTCACACGCCTGTGGCGCGGGTAACGCCCGGTCCTGCGGCGATGTATTTTTGCTTGGTGGTGCTGCTCACCATGTGGTCGGCGTATTTTTTTGACGTGCGCCTGATTTGGGATTGGAAAACACGGCAGCATACAAATGACTAG
- a CDS encoding intermembrane transport protein PqiB — protein MNQTNQDPPPSPAKVRQTATLVSTVWLIPLFAAIVAAWLLAQNIRSKGPEITLLMDNAEGIEVNNTSVRILNVDVGRVTRIRLQPDQKGVEITARLNKDVEELMREDTQFWIVKPRIDQNGITGLGTLVSGAYIAFSPGKSRKEAREFAVAELPPVTAIGQSGIRVYLSGKNSRMIGAGSPVLFENHVVGTVENAHFRPEDQTVHYTVFIRSPNESLLTASSQFWLDSGISIRTDGTGINVQSPPLGALLSGAIAFHTPHNGETTSQPAKSGDEFKIYENRQALEREPGERTLYYTAFFSDSVRGLEAGAPVEYKGLKIGTVADVPYFEDGDNLKLLENGRIPVRLRLEPYLLESNGSRDTRQSREYWQQQLQTALNRGLSASIVSNNLVLGSKMIELGDAAAGDELLRPAAEYHGHTVIPTRNGSGLDALQAQLGKLLDKLNKLPIEQTLGGINGNLAELQTTLKSAQKMLASAERAVQSADKTIRSADKTIGSAGKLVSSREIQQMPAELNRTLQELRQTLKGVSPESPVYRDVQQTLQGIDRTLKDVKPVIDTLKAKPNSLIFDSHTTDPTPKGKP, from the coding sequence ATGAATCAAACCAATCAAGACCCTCCCCCCAGCCCCGCCAAAGTGCGCCAAACCGCCACTTTGGTTTCTACCGTGTGGCTGATTCCCCTGTTTGCTGCGATTGTGGCGGCGTGGCTGCTGGCGCAAAACATCCGCAGCAAAGGTCCTGAAATCACGCTGCTGATGGATAATGCAGAAGGCATTGAAGTCAATAATACTTCGGTGCGGATTTTAAATGTGGACGTGGGGCGTGTTACCCGCATCCGTTTGCAACCCGACCAAAAAGGCGTGGAAATCACGGCGCGTTTAAACAAAGACGTGGAAGAGCTGATGCGTGAAGACACGCAGTTTTGGATTGTGAAACCGCGTATTGACCAAAACGGTATTACGGGTTTGGGTACGCTGGTGTCGGGGGCGTATATTGCCTTTTCGCCGGGGAAAAGCCGTAAGGAAGCGCGGGAATTTGCCGTGGCGGAACTGCCGCCCGTTACCGCCATCGGACAAAGCGGTATCCGTGTGTATTTGTCGGGGAAAAACAGCCGCATGATTGGCGCGGGCAGTCCCGTTTTGTTTGAAAATCATGTGGTGGGAACGGTGGAAAACGCCCATTTCCGCCCCGAAGACCAAACCGTTCATTATACGGTGTTTATCCGCAGTCCCAATGAAAGCCTGTTGACTGCGTCCAGCCAATTTTGGTTGGACAGCGGCATCAGCATCCGCACAGACGGCACGGGCATCAATGTGCAAAGCCCGCCTTTGGGCGCGTTGCTGTCGGGCGCGATTGCCTTCCACACCCCGCACAACGGCGAAACCACTTCCCAGCCCGCCAAAAGTGGCGACGAGTTTAAAATTTACGAAAACCGTCAGGCATTGGAACGCGAACCAGGGGAGCGCACCCTGTATTACACCGCGTTTTTCAGCGACTCGGTGCGCGGTTTGGAAGCGGGTGCGCCTGTGGAATACAAGGGCTTGAAAATCGGTACGGTTGCCGATGTGCCTTATTTTGAAGATGGCGACAACCTGAAACTGTTGGAAAACGGGCGTATTCCCGTGCGTTTGCGCCTTGAACCGTATTTGTTGGAAAGCAACGGCAGCCGCGATACCCGCCAAAGCCGTGAGTATTGGCAGCAGCAGTTGCAAACGGCGTTAAACCGTGGCTTAAGCGCGTCCATTGTGTCCAATAATTTGGTTTTGGGCAGTAAAATGATTGAGTTGGGCGATGCGGCGGCAGGCGATGAGCTGTTGCGCCCCGCTGCCGAATACCACGGACACACGGTGATTCCCACCCGCAACGGCAGCGGTTTGGACGCTTTGCAGGCGCAGTTGGGTAAATTATTGGATAAATTAAACAAACTGCCGATTGAACAAACCCTTGGCGGGATTAACGGCAATTTGGCAGAATTGCAAACCACCTTAAAATCGGCGCAAAAAATGCTGGCTTCAGCCGAACGCGCTGTGCAGTCTGCTGATAAAACCATTCGTTCTGCCGACAAAACCATTGGTTCGGCAGGTAAATTGGTCAGCAGCCGCGAAATTCAGCAAATGCCCGCCGAGTTAAACCGCACCTTGCAAGAATTGCGCCAAACCTTAAAAGGCGTGTCGCCCGAATCGCCCGTTTACCGCGATGTACAGCAAACGCTGCAAGGCATTGATCGAACGTTAAAAGATGTCAAACCTGTGATTGATACCTTGAAAGCCAAGCCCAATTCCTTGATTTTTGACAGCCACACCACCGACCCCACCCCGAAAGGAAAACCCTGA
- the iscX gene encoding Fe-S cluster assembly protein IscX — MKWTDSRQIAEALYDSHGDSIDPKTVRFTQLRDLILALPEFDDDPARCGEKILEAVQQAWIDEAE, encoded by the coding sequence ATGAAATGGACCGATTCCCGCCAAATCGCTGAAGCCCTGTACGACAGCCACGGCGACAGCATTGACCCGAAAACCGTGCGTTTTACCCAATTGCGCGATTTGATTCTGGCATTGCCCGAATTTGACGACGACCCTGCCCGCTGCGGCGAAAAGATTTTGGAAGCTGTGCAGCAGGCTTGGATTGACGAAGCCGAATAA
- a CDS encoding NRAMP family divalent metal transporter: MSQPNNRRNALLGAAFLMATSAIGPGFLTQTATFTEKLLASFGFVILLSIVLDIGAQLNIWRIIAVSGKRAQDIANEVFPGAGYFLAALIVMGGLAFNIGNVGGAGLGVNVLSGGALSAEMGAVISGAIAVAVFLFREAGRIMDRFAQIMGFVMIALTLYVAFRANPPVAAAAVGTFAPDKLDAVAIVTLVGGTVGGYITFAGAHRLLDAGVKGQQALPEVNKSSVSAILIASVMRVMLFLAVLGVVSQGVALDPKNPAATPFQYVAGNVGLLIFGVVIWAASITSVIGAAYTSVSFISGFHPWIEKHKNHVIIAFIVLSTLVLATVGKPAKVLVFVGTLNGLILPVSLGLVLLAAHKRKIVGDYKHPVWMTVSGMVVVVAMAVLSAQTLWKYFIGS; this comes from the coding sequence ATGTCTCAACCGAATAACCGCCGCAATGCCCTGTTGGGCGCGGCATTTTTGATGGCAACTTCCGCCATCGGTCCAGGGTTTCTCACACAAACCGCCACGTTTACCGAAAAATTGTTGGCAAGTTTCGGTTTTGTGATTTTGTTGTCCATTGTGTTGGACATTGGTGCACAGCTGAATATTTGGCGCATTATCGCGGTGTCGGGCAAACGCGCCCAAGATATTGCCAATGAGGTGTTTCCGGGCGCGGGGTATTTTTTGGCGGCGTTGATTGTGATGGGCGGTTTGGCGTTTAATATCGGCAATGTGGGCGGCGCGGGCTTGGGTGTAAACGTATTAAGCGGCGGCGCATTGTCGGCGGAAATGGGCGCAGTAATTTCGGGTGCGATAGCGGTTGCAGTGTTTTTGTTCCGCGAAGCAGGGCGCATTATGGACCGTTTCGCGCAAATTATGGGTTTTGTGATGATTGCGCTGACGCTGTATGTGGCGTTCCGCGCCAATCCGCCTGTGGCAGCAGCGGCGGTTGGTACGTTTGCCCCCGATAAATTGGACGCGGTGGCGATTGTAACCTTGGTGGGCGGAACGGTAGGCGGCTACATCACTTTTGCGGGCGCACACCGTTTGTTGGATGCAGGCGTAAAAGGACAACAAGCCTTGCCCGAAGTCAATAAAAGCTCGGTTTCGGCGATTTTGATTGCTTCCGTGATGCGGGTGATGCTGTTTTTGGCGGTACTGGGCGTGGTATCGCAAGGCGTGGCACTTGACCCGAAAAACCCCGCTGCCACTCCGTTTCAATATGTGGCGGGCAATGTGGGTTTGCTGATTTTCGGCGTGGTGATTTGGGCGGCATCGATTACCTCGGTAATTGGCGCGGCTTACACGTCCGTATCGTTTATTTCAGGCTTTCACCCGTGGATTGAAAAACACAAAAACCATGTGATTATCGCCTTTATCGTTTTGTCCACGCTGGTGTTGGCAACGGTGGGTAAACCCGCCAAAGTGCTGGTGTTTGTCGGTACGCTAAATGGTTTGATTCTGCCTGTGTCTTTGGGCTTGGTGCTGCTGGCGGCACACAAACGCAAAATTGTCGGCGACTACAAACACCCTGTTTGGATGACTGTATCGGGTATGGTGGTAGTGGTGGCAATGGCGGTATTAAGCGCACAAACCTTGTGGAAATACTTTATCGGCAGTTAA
- the metK gene encoding methionine adenosyltransferase has protein sequence MSEYLFTSESVSEGHPDKVADQISDAVLDAILAQDPTARVAAETLVATDLCVLAGEITTTAQVDYEKIARETIARIGYNDPALGFAADTCKIVLNYGEQSPDIAQGVNEGEGIDLNQGAGDQGLMFGYACDETPALMPFAIYYSHRLMQRQSEVRKSGLLPWLRPDAKAQLTCVYDSETGKVKRIDTVVLSTQHDESISHADLVEAVKQHIIFPVLPADMLSENTTYHINPTGNFVIGGPQGDCGLTGRKIIVDTYGGAAPHGGGAFSGKDPTKVDRSAAYACRYVAKNIVAAGLASQCQIQVSYAIGVAEPTSIAIDTFGTGKLNEAELIALVREHFDLRPKGIIQMLDLQRPIYSKSAAYGHFGREEPEFTWEKTDKAAVLKAAAQL, from the coding sequence ATGAGCGAATACCTGTTTACTTCCGAATCCGTTTCCGAAGGTCATCCCGATAAAGTGGCTGACCAGATTTCCGATGCCGTACTGGACGCGATTTTGGCGCAAGACCCAACTGCCCGCGTTGCCGCCGAAACCTTGGTTGCCACCGATTTATGCGTGTTGGCAGGCGAAATTACCACCACCGCACAAGTGGACTATGAAAAAATCGCCCGTGAAACCATCGCACGCATCGGCTACAACGACCCCGCATTGGGTTTTGCTGCCGATACCTGCAAAATCGTTCTGAACTATGGCGAGCAGTCGCCCGACATCGCCCAAGGTGTCAACGAAGGCGAAGGCATTGATTTGAATCAGGGTGCTGGCGACCAAGGTTTGATGTTCGGCTATGCCTGTGATGAAACCCCCGCGCTGATGCCTTTTGCCATTTATTACAGCCACCGCCTGATGCAGCGTCAGAGCGAAGTGCGTAAAAGCGGTTTGCTGCCGTGGCTGCGCCCCGATGCCAAAGCGCAATTGACCTGCGTGTACGACAGCGAAACCGGCAAAGTGAAACGCATTGATACGGTGGTATTATCTACCCAGCACGATGAAAGCATCAGCCATGCCGATTTGGTGGAAGCGGTTAAACAACACATTATTTTCCCCGTTCTGCCTGCGGATATGTTGAGCGAAAATACCACTTATCACATTAATCCGACCGGAAATTTTGTCATTGGCGGACCGCAGGGCGACTGCGGTTTGACAGGGCGCAAAATTATTGTGGATACCTATGGCGGTGCTGCCCCGCACGGCGGCGGCGCATTTTCGGGTAAAGACCCCACTAAAGTGGACCGTTCCGCTGCTTATGCCTGCCGTTATGTTGCCAAAAATATTGTCGCAGCAGGTTTGGCGAGCCAATGTCAAATTCAAGTGTCTTACGCCATCGGCGTGGCAGAACCCACGTCCATCGCCATCGACACATTTGGCACAGGCAAGCTGAATGAAGCAGAACTGATTGCCTTGGTGCGCGAACACTTTGATTTGCGCCCGAAAGGTATTATCCAAATGCTGGATTTGCAACGCCCGATTTACAGCAAATCCGCCGCTTACGGACATTTCGGGCGCGAAGAACCCGAATTTACTTGGGAAAAAACCGATAAAGCAGCCGTGTTGAAAGCCGCTGCCCAATTGTAA
- a CDS encoding FkbM family methyltransferase: MNLLDISGKIPLHSVHDMVRHYARIGEILDVLRPYDCGVEKVRIGGKHDGGYVMLPPVAGDVAYSLGVSDYSPWDWDMAERGIPVYQYDGTIDAPPDVHPNLFFRRHNIIAPSQAHTDSDAKTLAQIIQDDGHTQHDNLILQIDVEGAEWAVFAEADAEQLNQFKQIIVEWHGLSPLIEGLDTRLAVLRKMAQTHVPVHVHINNYGLANSAAQGLVGYGDAYEVSYVRRRDFDFRPCTDLFPTPLDAPCRADWPEVALGAWQNESS, encoded by the coding sequence ATGAATTTACTGGATATTTCGGGGAAAATACCATTGCACAGCGTGCATGATATGGTGCGCCACTACGCCCGTATTGGCGAGATTTTAGATGTTTTGCGCCCGTATGACTGCGGGGTGGAAAAAGTCCGTATCGGTGGCAAGCACGATGGCGGTTATGTGATGCTGCCGCCTGTGGCGGGCGATGTGGCGTACAGTTTGGGCGTGTCCGACTACAGCCCGTGGGATTGGGACATGGCAGAACGGGGCATTCCCGTTTACCAATACGATGGCACGATAGACGCACCGCCTGATGTTCACCCCAATTTGTTTTTTCGCCGCCACAATATTATTGCGCCCTCGCAAGCGCATACCGATAGCGATGCCAAAACGTTGGCACAAATTATCCAAGATGACGGACACACCCAGCACGATAATTTGATTTTGCAGATTGATGTAGAAGGTGCGGAATGGGCAGTATTTGCTGAAGCCGATGCCGAACAACTCAATCAGTTTAAACAGATTATTGTGGAATGGCACGGACTGTCGCCACTGATTGAAGGTTTGGATACGCGCTTGGCAGTGCTGCGGAAAATGGCACAAACCCATGTACCCGTGCATGTGCACATCAATAATTACGGTTTGGCAAACAGCGCGGCGCAGGGTTTGGTGGGCTATGGCGATGCCTATGAAGTGAGCTATGTGCGCCGCCGCGATTTTGATTTTCGCCCCTGTACAGACCTCTTCCCCACGCCTTTAGATGCGCCGTGTCGGGCAGATTGGCCCGAAGTGGCGTTGGGCGCATGGCAAAATGAATCATCTTGA
- the trmA gene encoding tRNA (uridine(54)-C5)-methyltransferase TrmA produces the protein MENRMHSDYSAQLAEKTARLQNLLAPFDAPAPEVFASPPQHYRMRAEFRIWHDGDEICYAMFERGQKAATASLIRLQQFPAAAESINALMPRLLAAVRGDAVLRERLYQCEFLATLSGDMLITLIYHKKLGDDWTAAAQRLQDDLGIALIGRSRGQKIVLKRDFVTESLKVNGETLHYRQIEGGFSQPNALVCEKMLAWASDCAQNLGGDLLELYCGNGNFTVPLSRRFRRVLATELSKTSVKAAQWNLATNSADNVQLARLSAEELAQAFAGERVFRRLAEQNIDLSDFDFSTVFVDPPRAGVDSDTLKLLADFDNILYISCNPHSLADNLKQLCATHQVVRSALFDQFPFTEHIECGVYLQRKTAESI, from the coding sequence ATGGAAAACCGTATGCACTCTGATTATTCCGCCCAACTTGCCGAAAAAACCGCCCGTTTGCAAAACCTGCTGGCGCCTTTTGACGCACCCGCGCCCGAAGTGTTTGCCTCACCGCCGCAGCATTACCGCATGCGCGCCGAATTCCGCATTTGGCACGATGGCGACGAGATTTGTTATGCCATGTTTGAACGCGGACAAAAAGCCGCAACTGCTTCGCTGATTCGTTTGCAGCAATTTCCCGCAGCGGCAGAAAGCATTAACGCGCTGATGCCGCGCCTGTTGGCGGCGGTGCGTGGCGATGCCGTGTTGCGCGAACGCCTGTATCAGTGCGAATTTTTGGCAACTTTAAGCGGCGATATGCTGATTACCTTGATTTACCATAAAAAATTGGGCGATGATTGGACGGCAGCGGCGCAACGTTTGCAAGATGATCTGGGGATTGCCCTGATTGGGCGCAGCCGTGGACAAAAAATCGTGTTAAAGCGCGATTTTGTGACTGAAAGCCTGAAAGTAAACGGCGAAACACTGCATTATCGTCAGATTGAAGGCGGTTTCAGTCAGCCCAATGCGCTGGTGTGCGAAAAAATGTTGGCTTGGGCAAGCGATTGCGCCCAAAATTTGGGTGGCGATTTGTTGGAACTGTATTGTGGCAACGGCAATTTTACCGTGCCGCTGTCGCGCCGTTTCCGCCGTGTGCTGGCAACCGAATTGTCGAAAACATCTGTTAAAGCAGCGCAATGGAATTTGGCGACCAACAGCGCAGATAATGTGCAGTTGGCGCGTTTGTCGGCAGAAGAGTTGGCGCAGGCGTTTGCGGGGGAACGGGTGTTCCGCCGTTTGGCAGAGCAAAATATTGATTTGTCTGATTTTGATTTTTCTACCGTGTTTGTGGACCCGCCCCGTGCCGGTGTGGACAGTGATACCTTAAAGCTGTTGGCAGATTTTGATAATATTCTGTATATTTCCTGCAATCCGCATTCGCTGGCAGACAATTTAAAGCAGCTATGCGCCACGCATCAGGTGGTACGCAGTGCTTTGTTTGACCAGTTTCCGTTTACCGAACACATTGAATGTGGTGTGTATTTGCAGCGTAAAACGGCTGAATCTATTTAA
- a CDS encoding DEAD/DEAH box helicase encodes MSIKFSDLHLDKNLLSALTAAGYDSPTPVQAQAVPAALRGADIMASAQTGSGKTAAFLLPTLQRLMQRSEKSGKGPRALILTPTRELAAQVEKNAQIYAQNLKWLRSVTLVGGSSFGYQIKSLSRPIDMIVATPGRLMDHMRAGRIDFDRLEVLILDEADRMLDMGFIDDIETIVAATPESRQTLLFSATWDGAVGKLARKLTKNPEVIDIERVDAQGKIEEQLLYCDDKNHKNRLLDHILRDANINQCVIFTATKAMTEVIADELYDKGFAANCLHGDMPQGWRNRTLMDLRKGRCKILVATDVAARGIDVPTITHVINYDLPKQAEDYVHRIGRTGRAGRTGLAISFAEVNEYMAVHKIERYIERKLPEMTVEGMEPTRKRSKTAHSKGCGKGGWGAKSGGGDRWSKDKKPHGARREGGWRKDGAKKDGFRGKSSEKRSGR; translated from the coding sequence ATGTCAATTAAATTCAGCGACCTTCATCTCGACAAAAACCTGCTGTCCGCGCTCACCGCTGCGGGCTACGACAGTCCCACCCCCGTACAGGCGCAAGCCGTACCCGCCGCTTTGCGTGGTGCCGACATCATGGCATCGGCGCAAACCGGTTCAGGCAAAACCGCCGCTTTTCTGCTGCCCACCCTGCAACGCCTGATGCAGCGCAGCGAAAAATCAGGCAAAGGACCCCGTGCCCTGATTCTCACCCCCACCCGCGAACTGGCGGCGCAAGTGGAAAAAAACGCCCAAATTTACGCACAAAACCTGAAATGGCTGCGCAGCGTAACCTTGGTAGGCGGTTCATCTTTCGGCTATCAAATCAAATCATTAAGTCGTCCCATTGACATGATTGTCGCCACACCGGGGCGTTTGATGGACCACATGCGCGCAGGACGCATTGATTTTGACCGCTTGGAAGTGCTGATTTTGGACGAAGCCGACCGCATGTTGGACATGGGCTTTATTGATGACATTGAAACCATTGTCGCCGCCACCCCCGAAAGCCGTCAAACCTTATTGTTTTCTGCTACTTGGGACGGCGCAGTTGGCAAACTGGCGCGTAAGCTGACCAAAAATCCCGAAGTGATTGACATCGAGCGCGTGGACGCGCAGGGCAAAATTGAAGAACAATTGCTGTATTGCGATGACAAAAACCACAAAAACCGCCTGTTAGACCATATTTTGCGCGATGCCAACATCAATCAGTGCGTGATTTTTACCGCTACCAAAGCCATGACCGAAGTGATTGCCGATGAGCTGTACGACAAAGGCTTTGCTGCCAATTGTTTACACGGCGATATGCCGCAGGGCTGGCGTAACCGCACCTTGATGGATTTGCGTAAAGGGCGTTGCAAAATTTTGGTGGCAACCGATGTGGCGGCGCGTGGTATTGATGTACCCACCATTACCCATGTGATTAACTACGACTTGCCCAAACAGGCAGAAGACTATGTGCACCGTATCGGGCGCACGGGTCGTGCAGGGCGCACGGGTTTGGCGATTTCCTTTGCCGAAGTCAATGAATACATGGCAGTGCATAAAATTGAACGCTATATTGAGCGCAAATTGCCCGAAATGACTGTAGAAGGCATGGAACCCACGCGCAAACGCAGCAAAACCGCCCACAGCAAAGGGTGTGGCAAAGGCGGTTGGGGCGCGAAAAGCGGCGGGGGCGACCGTTGGAGTAAAGACAAAAAACCGCATGGCGCACGCCGTGAAGGTGGTTGGCGCAAAGACGGCGCGAAAAAAGACGGTTTTCGTGGCAAAAGCAGCGAAAAACGCAGTGGACGTTAA